ATGAGTAACATATTCGTGCGGGAACTAATAACCCtaaggggagggggggggatGGGGTCACGATATACGAATACCAGAACTTCGCTTTTCAATAAAGAtgaactttgaaagaaaatatcacTGCGACATAGCACCGACTTTTTAATGAGTTACGgtcattattttacattttctcACAATTTCCGGAGCTACACCATACCTTATACAGGAAAATCAGCTACTATGTACAATACAAGTTTTATGAATGCGTTGAATGAGAAAACTTCGTAAAAACAATCTACCCTGAGACAGATCTGGCTGCTTCCAAACTTTGCGTAGTGTAAGGTCATTTTTGTAACCGTTAGCAACGACTGTTATATCAATATTTTTGAGGATGCGCAAAAGCGCCAGGAGTTCAGGAAAAGGGGGGGTTTTGATTTGGAAACAGCCAGAAATGTCCGATCTCTGAGGggtaagaaagataagaaactACGCTTGCCTATTGCGCCTGCGCAGTCAAATGAAGACGAGCGCTTTTAAAGGAACCAGGGGAGAAATTTGACCATAGAAAGCGTAGGTCATGTACACAATCAATGTGTGACAAGAGATTTGTGACAAATTTATAATCCATATTGGACGTATGTGAAAGGGATTATTTTGGGGGCGACTTCGTTAGCGTGGGACATGTTCACCACTGAAGTTATTCTTTTAAAGGTTGTTCACTTATTCAACAGGAAGGAAGTCTTAAGATGCAATGTGAACTTTGCCATTTAGTGATTCACTACTACCTTTCGTAGGAAGGGCAAAGGTTCATTACGCTTCTAAAACGAGCAGTAATCCACTTAGGATTTTATCATTGTGAAATACCACCACGTCAACACTTTTCCTCCTCTTTCGAGCACAGGTTAACTAAGTGGGATTGCATAAAGGCCATACCCGAGCAGATAGGCGCGCCTCTCTATATAAttacaattcaattcaattctcAGTTAGCGCTGTCGAGACTAAGCTATTGGCTTTTCTTCTTAGGATTTCGTTTGTTCATCTGTTTTTGGATTATGTCCATTACACGCTGTCGGTGCTCCAACacctgcaaaagaaagaaaaaatgtcgatatttatttcatttcattcactTCGCGGCGTCAACTCCAAAAAGAGCTGAAGTATGGCTAATTCAGGACTACACGAAAAAACTCACTAAAAATCACTAAAAAATCTCGCCAGTTttccaaccaatgagaagctaaaACCAAAAACAATCGCAACTTGTGCGTGGGAATCTTCCCGCGCTTAGAGAAAATTATATGCAACTCTAtgctgattggttcatcacgctgtttgcacctgttgtgattggttggagaaattactttggtattggttttccGAAGTACAAAACGTACTAGAATTTGCCGAAGAAGCTCACATTTAGCTTTGCACGCAGGAAGTGTACGAAAGTTCGCAAACAAAATGCTTACCTTCACCATAGATTTTCTCGAATCACCCAGCTGTTCGACAACTAGCTGTGACCTTTGAATATTGCCCTACGAAAAAGAAAATCTGATTCAAAATATAGCCCAAAGTATCCTACACTCTAATGAATGAATGAGGGAGATTGCAACCTAAACACGGAAGCAAGGGCTGCCCGCGGGTAGGAATAATCAACTCGAGAGAACAAGCAGTTCGTCCCAGTCCACACAGCGAGGCGCGCATGAGGTTGAGACAAATAATGCAATGACTAGTAGTTTTCATTCCCAGGTGTCGCGCGGCAAAGTTTTTTCGCCCTCACTAATTTCTAAAGCGtctcaaaaacaaaacgaacaaAAAGGCAAGAATATCAAATTGTGCCTCTCACCTGAAGAAGCTCGTTTAACATGACTAAATCATCCTGGAATTTCGTTTTCTGTCCAGGTTTCACCTTAGGAATTTTCTCCCGAAATTCTCCCATCTTTTTCAACACTTCCTGCTCGGCGGTGATCTGAAATTGCATCAAATCGAATGCCACTGTGAACGGGATAACTGGCAGCTCATTTGGCAAAGAATCGAACGAAGCCACAGTCAGAGTAACATTGTTGTCAAGCAGCAGAAAGTGAAGAGTGTAGGATTTTATCATGCATGCTTGTGATGGAATGAAGAAAATCTTGCTCAAGACGACAAGATTGCTCCAAaagtgttggaaaaaaaattcccgAAAAGCTTGGAAATACTGATCACAAAACGAAGACGATGGAGTCTTCGGTATCTTAGTACTTTGTGCAGTGATGTATCGTGGCAAATAACGTTCACGTGGGAAAAGCGCTGTGTCGTCACGTAATGTCACGCAAGTCACGTTACGCATCACGGGATGATGTCACGATACGAACAAACGGACTTCACGTGaactgattttatttttgagaaatacaatttgttgaattaatttttctacTTACCAGTTCATCTATTTGTCCTGCTATGTGTTGGACCCGCCAGCCATTGGCTCGCTGCACAACCCCTTTTTGACTTGCGATCTCCTGAATAGAGGGTTTTCTCTCCTCTGAAAatacaacatttcatttgatttatgAAAATTTGGATccatcgaacgagttgataaaggtcgaattaccatcgtgaaagatcTGAAAGTTAACTTTTTGaaagttagcccttcgtcaaagcgaatgGAGGGATTGTACGTTGTCGTGGGTTTTTGAGCGCGTGGGGGAGCtcataaaaaaaacattctcgGCCTACTGAACTCATTTCTACAGACATGCTCTAGTCGACTAAGGTGATCCCCCTGTCCTTGTAGCCGTATTTTCCACCATGGTTCTTTGGTTGCTTTCTTCTTGCCAGGTCTGATACCCAGTCTTTCAGTCacggttgtgactagaatggatactccaaaatatggtgtgacacttaaatttatgtatataaagtaccaaccgatcttagtagtcttaccaaaggtttaccaagtttaattatggtgtaaccagaacaatttatgaaagctaaccatttcgagccggcgcttagacctaatcactagagatcagtggctgacccagcagttattcttgtacctgtttatgtgtcacgaagtgtctcaccatattttggagtatcaaTTCAAGCAAAAACCGTTCAGTCACTACTACAGCAGTTGCATCCTGTAGCCTGTTGGTTTCTGGGAggtcttattattattattattattattataatttattataattattattgtaatgattatTAATAGTTACAGTAAGCCAAGCAAGCACAAGCGAGAGGAGTCTGGTGATAGAGAGCTTTgacttaagatgatttccgcacaacattcgagcaataatggcaaaaattggcaaaaattaagttaccaaaaaatcctcttagcatggtaatattttgaatgaaggtaagaagattctatcgagatttaagctctcaagctgaccccgcgagagaaaattgaacttgaagttatccatatttcagttaaaaaggacatttcgcgttagttgtaacactcgcttttagcattcttacgaagtttgacattaaatttctcgagaaagcttggggatttcatcgcggggtcacttagagaactgaattacaatgagatgttttaaatagcatttaagaagttagcgtgctgtgagtagatttttagtaaataatttttgcaagtaattgctcgaactttgaacggaatccgtcttaaatccTCTTTGGCCAACTAGTTTTAAGTGTTGCAGTCTATAGGTTCATGTTGTATGAAGTTGAAGAAAAGCGTTCCGCGCTAACCTTTCGCCTTAACATCTGAATAACGCTGGAAGTGGTTGTGGGCTGCCTTCGTGTTGATCTTGTAATTCGCAACAATAGAAATTCTGGGTCTcttcatcaaaataaactttaaATCTTCATCAGCTGAAAGAACGACAACATGAAGTAATCTTATTAAACTGCACATCACCTGAAAATCACTTAACTGTCAAGTTGATaagcttcaaagaaaataaGGCTTCCATCGAATTCTCATCAAAGAAAATAAGGCTTCCATCGAATTCTCATCAAAAATCTTTCAATGCCGAAAACACCTCTTCCCAAAAGGAAtatagtttgaatttttttcttttttcgtgaCAATTCCCTTCCACGTGCTTGAAACTTTCTTATGTCAGTAATCGAAAAATGGCTGAGTGGTAATTTAAAGACTAAAAGCTTTTTTACTAAGATTGACTTGAGCACTTTGCACGagccacgaaaaaaaaaaatggactaaTAGAAGGATTTCCATGAAAAATACGGAATTTGACACCAACCAATTCTTTACATTTAAAAATGGTATTTTTAATGTTACTAGCAGTGACACCTTCTTCAGCTTTCACAGTCTTTTCTTCTGACACTGGGGAATCGGGCTCCATATTTACATTGCTGCCGTATTTGTCCTCTGTGGCAACTCTGCAATAAATTTATCATAGTTGTTAGAATATGCAGTAAATTCTTTGTCATTTACTTTTCAATTCTAAGCCTACGACATCTTGGGTATTTCAAATTTGTTGCTCGAGAACAACAAGTGgtgagaaagaagaagaaagctaAGATGAAGATTACCAAAACTTTACTTCTGAGGCAACGAAAGAAAGAAGTCTTGCTATGCAAATATTGCCAGAAGACTGCACCAGTATTaaagaggtcatgggtttgcgTTCCTTTTAAAGCCTCACCTTTTCAGGTTTTCCACATGTGGTTACCGCAAAAGTAAAATTTCAACACATGGCTCTTTgtgcaataggccatttccgagttcacctcagtctccgtttcaaagcgaggctaagcgcgaagtctttgttatgaaaatcagttttcattcatagagcggttttcaaatgactgtcgaaaaaccaaaaccaaagcaattactccgaccaatcacaacaggaacaaacagcgcaatgaaccaatcacaattcctaggaatcacctgtaactcgctcgaagcgcgggaaaaatcacgcgtacatggcgcgattggttttggttttgcgtctcattggttgaaaaactggcgcgattCTTTTAAGCCAACCACagcgcagcaatcgcaatcacgtaattactttcgacggtcatttgaaaactactctattgAAATTGCAACTAATTactataacaaaaatttcgcacttagactcgctttgaaagagagactgaggggaactcggaaatggcctttTCGCAACGTGTTTCATATGTAGTCTCTATTAGGGAGGAAAATTCTTACACATTTTGCTTTCTTGGTTTCTTTCTTGGCGAAGCAGCATCGGAGTTCGCTGTCGTTATGCTGGTCAGTGCGTGCGTTGCCGCAGCAACTGAAGCACTACCATTCATTACAGCCGTAATCACGGCACTCGACGATGGTGTTGCTTCAGTGCAAGGTTCTCTCATGATTTTGACAGGTGATACTGGTGCAGTGTGGGAAACAACAACTGCAGGCTCTGCTGTCGTGACGATGGCTGTTGATACTGCGAGTTCATTGGACTGACTTCCACAttcactgaaaaggaaaatttcaagatGATACTGGAAGTTAGAGGACATCACAGGGAGGGGGTGAATTCCACAGTGTTTCCCGGTGTACGGTCTCTCTTGACTCAGGGAACAAGGAAAAAGACACCAGGTGAAATCTACGCTGCAGTCCATTGTGACAAAAGTCTCGGTTCAGGCTTCTGAAATAGCCTCACTTCCATTCCTAGGCTGAGATACCCGGCCTAGGAATGGAAATGAGGCTACCGGTAACCTGGTTATAATACAGACCTCTTTGCTTTTCTCATGTAGATTCAGACTAGTTAGCATTCGAGCAATACGCTTTACATAATAAAGGCAAGGCAGTCTGTATCAACACGGGGTCACTGGAAGCCTCGCTGCCATTCATAGGCCTGGTCACTgagcaaacaactgtaaaatggcccAGTGCCAGAACTGTTCAAAAGGAACGGGCTTCCCGCCAAAATTAAGAACGGCTGAATTGTCTGTTTTCTCACCCAaacaaaatgtttgcaaaaacaGTACGTGGGATCTCTACCTTCTTGCCAAGTGAAGGAATGAAAAGACCATTGCGTCATAAATTGACATTGACAAGCTTGAGAGCATAGTGACTTACAAGATTTTCTTCCAGCATCTTAGTACAGAGTCAACGAGCTTTCTTAATAAAACTGCTAAGGTACACAGTCACTACTTCCTTACCTGGCAGGTTTAGGCGAGTTTTGTGTGGAGTGTGGGGCCGATAGTGTACTGTCGGATCTTGGACTAGCTGCAGCCTCTGGTTGACTCGATGCCAGCACTTCAGCCGTAAATGGTAATTGGCTGGGTGGCTTCCGGATTCTTAACAAGCAAGAAGAATGATAATTTCACATCACAAACTGAGgccaaaaatatgaaaaaaaattacacagcACTGTAATGAAGCTGTACATGAAGGATTATTCCACAAAATCTCCCGAAATGCATTCAATTAGATGTACGCTCAATTATttggataattaacaattagacccgtagccctttcgggctacgggtcaataggtCACGAGACGAAGCCGAACgggctattgacccgtggcCCTTGAAggtgaagggtctaattgttttgcTATCACCCAAGTAGTCGGAGAGAAAAGACAGTAAttaagttagcaaatgcaattTGAAggaatatttatttgggaatgaAACGAAACAGAGCAGCACGAATATCACCTCTGGAcgactattactaatagtcccctagtagcgtagccaattaaaatgcaggatttgcattattCCACTAGCTGGGTGATACTAAACCTCAATAAGGACCTTGTTATGTCtttcaaacaaatacaaaaccTATTTAGGATTTGCACGATTAATTTTGCATTAGGGTTATTTTTAAAACATAGGTTGCGAAACGGAATACACCCAAAGCTTACCCCTCTGACGTTCTTTTCCGTAATATACTTGGCCGCGGAGAGGTTGCAGTGGGATTTGGCGCTGAGAACTGTGCAGCTTGAATTCCGGCTGGAGGGACATTGAAAAGAGGTACACTGTAAAGACTGGCTTGGCTGATATCCATTATTCCTGCTGTCACTGGAGTTTCTGTGCCTGAGAGATTTGCTATTCCTgaacctcaaaaaaaaaacgtacatgtataggcgaatctttgctgacgtcattgtttacatttttgctcattagcatacgacttacctaatagaagaagtggccgtatatatgagctaaatgcaaaagttgaaagggctgattaagttgagcaatttgtgcaattttcagctctttgcaagcagtattgaaggaaatatcagacatcaaaaactacGAAATTGCGGGgtggcaaaaagttaatgagccgaacatcccctgtaaaatttcgagtttttagaagagaatttctccgaaaccattcgatgaattggactcaaattttcagagaaaacttaaactgttatgccctttcaatattcagagtttttattttattagcgtcatcagatagtgataagcatatgttaatgaggcaaaaagtgtaaacaaagattcgcctatacagtGTTCAATCTAGAAATTTGTCAAAGCGGCTCATATGTCCCACATGATACTTTAAATCGGGTCATTTCGAAAATGGATTGGGTCAAACTATGagattgaaatttgaaaaactgaCATAATTCACACTAACACTggtattttatagtttttacgCTCTTCACAGTTTTGATTTGTGTATTGCAGTAAACGGTCAAATAATTGTAAAGCTGTAACGTGATTGTAAAAAATGACAGACCAATTCTGAATAAAGGAACGCCGGACACAAAAAGTACTTGTACACACGTAGTTTGAAATGCCAGTAATTTCACTCGACTAGAAAGcacaattttttaaatttagttttattaTTGCCAGCAACTCTGGGAGTACTTATGTATGAGGCaacttctattttatttttttttgggctctttttttttttacgtcagTATGACTCCATGATGATTTCATTTTGCGCCAGAATAGAATATTTTCCGTCAATGACGCAAAAACACGGCCTAGATTGAACACTGTATATCTCGTTTACAGGGTGTTAATGCGGCAAAATAAGGACGACAAAAGgacattttttaattcaaaaagaaaattaattaggATACTGTTCAAGAgactgaaacaaacaaaaaagccacCAAAATTGATCAGGTATTCTATTCTCAAAGAATATGACACAAAAGCTTTGAAAAGGTACAACTCAGCCAGTATGTTCTAACACTCTAAGCACAAGAAGATACAAAAAGCCTCCACCAACAAGGGGTTTTTTCTTACCTCCCACTCCCAAAGCAGCTGCTGTTGGCTGGAAGATCAGTCTTGGATGTTCCATGATCTGCATAGGATTTACACCAGCTGCCGCAGCAGCTGCGACTTGGGCTGCAGCAGCTGCCGCTGCAGATGTAGCAACACTCTGTTGTGACCTCGAGAGTGGCTGCATTGGGCCGAAAGCTGACTGGTGATACGAAGCATGAAGACCAGGATGTactgagccaaaaaaaaaaacgagaaatgaCATCATATTCAGTACGGAAATTCCTTCATAGAATTTGTTACTTTCATGAACACAGCATTTCTGGTAAAGTTGATAATTTTAGAGGAAAGAGACAGTCACATGCCAGTTTATCTAtgaataaattataatttattcaTAGAGGTACGGCTATCTTCAAAGGGAAAGCACCGGTTAttgtttgttcaccgaagttaagccctgttggacggggttgatatctggatgggtgaccatctagatataATACCCtttgctgtactccttgggaagtcaggctggtgtagtggacatcaatcacgccttccacctctactacaaatgttgtatgtggattgagtttcagtcgatctcaacctgaattcgagggtttcctctgggcactccggtttcctccctcctcaaaaaattgactcataaaaaACAGGACTtcatttaaactagctttgctaaattggacattcctgtataaatattgaccattaattaattaataatttattattacagACTAAATATGACAGACATGACATTACGTAAATGGTAGAAAGAATCTCACTAAGGTTGAAGATCCTTGcagttacaaaattaatgttacttgGGTTGTTAGAAATGAAAGAAAGGCCAAAAAATGCACACTTGAAACAAGATTTCAACCCATGACTTCCACAAAACTGGTGCAGACCTCAAACAataattttcttgaattttcaGCCAAGTAGGGTCTTGTCATTTTGTGAGTTAATGAAGGATTAATTTTAAGGCTCTTCTTGCTGCTTCCTGAGAAACATTCATAACTACCAGTGATTTGCAGTCTACATTGTATCTTCAATGTAAACTTACTGCATCAAAATGGACatcttttgctttgatttttccAATAAAGATGCCATAAGTATTTTAACTGAAGACACTGCTAAAACACTAGTTCACACCTACGGTAAGAACGGATTTAActgtaatgtttttttcaaaagtctGGAAGAACATGGGAATAAGTAGAAACAACAAACTGGACTTaaagtttatttataaatttagAAAAAACATTTACCAGCTGATAAGGGGTCTTGGTAAAACAAGTTTGCCATTCCCGGCATTCCTGCCATAGCAGCATGATATGGGTACTGGGTTAAAGCCTGATGAGCTCtgaggaaagaaaagaaaacagcaaaatccctttttttttgGGTTATATTCAGTTAAAATGAATCCACtgaataactcaataggtttcgATATTACCCTTctcaaattcataaataattcatgaacATAAAACAATGGAAATCACAATCGTGAAGGGGGTTtcggatatgtgatcctaagttttaaagaaattcggtgaacttttgctttgaatttctcttagAATTATTACTGCTTTGAGAAGTTATATCAAACACtcaaaagagtgtttcatcaggta
Above is a genomic segment from Acropora muricata isolate sample 2 chromosome 1, ASM3666990v1, whole genome shotgun sequence containing:
- the LOC136921132 gene encoding histone deacetylase complex subunit SAP130-A-like isoform X3, with amino-acid sequence MSYAPEDRHERDVGGSSRNPGLDMEKHEKTKGPESGSFHRPLVDQGSHKIGKSLQNRPIAPASGSLAGMIPSSHLNPGLVAPSGMPAFSGHHIIASMMRMPQPAFSHVPAGAAAGAALAGVTPRNTSLRTPSLPPSVKPMGLSAQMHSSGGQAQAHAPSTTSRPSSPGMSPHIATVAVASSMHQSGSDHKSSDLRDGRPAVMSDLVRRGASPTVQSVGPAHNPASGSSKVMNIVPAAPLAQAHPVQKSAVPTLPQHHPGSVHTSIPATATGVSSIANSMPHMPSQVLGMPSGHSQQSKIMPVNSLSVAPAILTTTSKLYTPPHHLAFTAPRQAPVSSSETTMNPSDHARLTKASGSASPAAVSSHHPVSSMSSVPHIAVSSLNSAVSNESRMERAHQALTQYPYHAAMAGMPGMANLFYQDPLSAVHPGLHASYHQSAFGPMQPLSRSQQSVATSAAAAAAAQVAAAAAAGVNPMQIMEHPRLIFQPTAAALGVGGIANLSGTETPVTAGIMDISQASLYSVPLFNVPPAGIQAAQFSAPNPTATSPRPSILRKRTSEGIRKPPSQLPFTAEVLASSQPEAAASPRSDSTLSAPHSTQNSPKPASECGSQSNELAVSTAIVTTAEPAVVVSHTAPVSPVKIMREPCTEATPSSSAVITAVMNGSASVAAATHALTSITTANSDAASPRKKPRKQNVVATEDKYGSNVNMEPDSPVSEEKTVKAEEADEDLKFILMKRPRISIVANYKINTKAAHNHFQRYSDVKAKEERKPSIQEIASQKGVVQRANGWRVQHIAGQIDELITAEQEVLKKMGEFREKIPKVKPGQKTKFQDDLVMLNELLQGNIQRSQLVVEQLGDSRKSMVKVLEHRQRVMDIIQKQMNKRNPKKKSQ
- the LOC136921132 gene encoding histone deacetylase complex subunit SAP130-A-like isoform X1; its protein translation is MSYAPEDRHERDVGGSSRNPGLDMEKHEKTKGPESGSFHRPLVDQGSHKIGKSLQNRPIAPASGSLAGMIPSSHLNPGLVAPSGMPAFSGHHIIASMMRMPQPAFSHVPAGAAAGAALAGVTPRNTSLRTPSLPPSVKPMGLSAQMHSSGGQAQAHAPSTTSRPSSPGMSPHIATVAVASSMHQSGSDHKSSDLRDGRPAVMSDLVRRGASPTVQSVGPAHNPASGSSKVMNIVPAAPLAQAHPVQKSAVPTLPQHHPGSVHTSIPATATGVSSIANSMPHMPSQVLGMPSGHSQQSKIMPVNSLSVAPAILTTTSKLYTPPHHLAFTAPRQAPVSSSETTMNPSDHARLTKASGSASPAAVSSHHPVSSMSSVPHIAVSSLNSAVSNESRMERAHQALTQYPYHAAMAGMPGMANLFYQDPLSAVHPGLHASYHQSAFGPMQPLSRSQQSVATSAAAAAAAQVAAAAAAGVNPMQIMEHPRLIFQPTAAALGVGGSGIANLSGTETPVTAGIMDISQASLYSVPLFNVPPAGIQAAQFSAPNPTATSPRPSILRKRTSEGIRKPPSQLPFTAEVLASSQPEAAASPRSDSTLSAPHSTQNSPKPASECGSQSNELAVSTAIVTTAEPAVVVSHTAPVSPVKIMREPCTEATPSSSAVITAVMNGSASVAAATHALTSITTANSDAASPRKKPRKQNVVATEDKYGSNVNMEPDSPVSEEKTVKAEEADEDLKFILMKRPRISIVANYKINTKAAHNHFQRYSDVKAKEERKPSIQEIASQKGVVQRANGWRVQHIAGQIDELITAEQEVLKKMGEFREKIPKVKPGQKTKFQDDLVMLNELLQGNIQRSQLVVEQLGDSRKSMVKVLEHRQRVMDIIQKQMNKRNPKKKSQ
- the LOC136921132 gene encoding histone deacetylase complex subunit SAP130-A-like isoform X2; translated protein: MSYAPEDRHERDVGGSSRNPGLDMEKHEKTKGPESGSFHRPLVDQGSHKIGKSLQNRPIAPASGSLAGMIPSSHLNPGLVAPSGMPAFSGHHIIASMMRMPQPAFSHVPAGAAAGAALAGVTPRNTSLRTPSLPPSVKPMGLSAQMHSSGGQAQAHAPSTTSRPSSPGMSPHIATVAVASSMHQSGSDHKSSDLRDGRPAVMSDLVRRGASPTVQSVGPAHNPASGSSKVMNIVPAAPLAQAHPVQKSAVPTLPQHHPGSVHTSIPATATGVSSIANSMPHMPSQVLGMPSGHSQQSKIMPVNSLSVAPAILTTTSKLYTPPHHLAFTAPRQAPVSSSETTMNPSDHARLTKASGSASPAAVSSHHPVSSMSSVPHIAVSSLNSVSNESRMERAHQALTQYPYHAAMAGMPGMANLFYQDPLSAVHPGLHASYHQSAFGPMQPLSRSQQSVATSAAAAAAAQVAAAAAAGVNPMQIMEHPRLIFQPTAAALGVGGSGIANLSGTETPVTAGIMDISQASLYSVPLFNVPPAGIQAAQFSAPNPTATSPRPSILRKRTSEGIRKPPSQLPFTAEVLASSQPEAAASPRSDSTLSAPHSTQNSPKPASECGSQSNELAVSTAIVTTAEPAVVVSHTAPVSPVKIMREPCTEATPSSSAVITAVMNGSASVAAATHALTSITTANSDAASPRKKPRKQNVVATEDKYGSNVNMEPDSPVSEEKTVKAEEADEDLKFILMKRPRISIVANYKINTKAAHNHFQRYSDVKAKEERKPSIQEIASQKGVVQRANGWRVQHIAGQIDELITAEQEVLKKMGEFREKIPKVKPGQKTKFQDDLVMLNELLQGNIQRSQLVVEQLGDSRKSMVKVLEHRQRVMDIIQKQMNKRNPKKKSQ